TATATACTTTTCGTTCCGTGCGCTGTGTGTGTTCTCCTCGTTAACTGATTTCTTTCTTGTTTGGTCTCGTGACGCTGCCATGTGACTTCATTTATAAAGTCGGGCCTGACCTTTTCTCTAAAAAGAACTGGCCCTACCTTGACAAAATCCAATTCGATTTTGATAGTAGTACAACGAGCAAAGATTCCAGCGAGCCTTAGGTCAAAGTCGCGCTGAGTAGTTTTGGTTTGAAGTGTGTTCCCCATCGACACGCATTTATCCTCAGCAACTGAAAATAATTGGCCCACGCTCCATTTCGTCCCGTCCTTTATTATCACTTGTCCTCGAGCGGAGCGGGGCGGGCGGCAGTCTGTCCCTATTCGAATTGAAATTTTGAATCCTCTTCCCCCCATTCCCTTCccttcctcccctcccctccttccaCCACCGCGCCGCAGCCCGCAGAGCAGGCCGGAGCGGAAGAGAGAGAGTCGAGTCGAGTCCGCCCACAGTAGACAGATCGATGGGGTGCGTGTCGTCGACCTTCACCGAGGACGACGAGCGGCGGATCATCGGGGTATCCGCCTCCGCGTCCCACATCGTCTCCCTCACCTCCTCCACCTACGGCATCCTCACCTACAACCTCGCCCCTCCCAACAAATCCAcaccccctccaccgccgccgcctccgcccgccccACCGCTCTCGCTCCCCTCCAGCAGGGCCAAGCCCAAGCCGCCCTCCGACGAGCAGCCGGAGGCGGAGGTCATCAACTCGTGGGAGCTCATGGCCGGCCTGCACGACCCCTCCACCCCGGCCAAGTCCAGGTCCCCGCGCGGCCCCGCCCGCAGGGACGCGGGCGACCGCCCGCCCCGCCCCGTCCGCTTCCCGCTCCGCGCCATCGACGGCAACGCCGCGGCGCGCGCGCCCCCTCCGCCGCAGCGCTGCCCGCCCGGCGGCGCGCGCTGCGCGGTGCTCTACACCACCACGCTCCGCGCCGTGCGGTCCACCTTCGAGGCCTgcaacgcggcgcgcgcggcgcTGCAGTCCCACGGCGTCGCCTTCCGCGAGCGCGACGTCTCCATGGACCGCGGCTTCCGGGACGAGCTCCGCGCGCTGCTCCTCCCGGGCGCCCCGGCGGCGCTACCGCGGCTCTTCGTGCGGGGCCGCCACGTGGGCGGCGCGGTGGAGGTGCTGCGGCTGGACGAGGAGGGCGCGCTGGCGCCGCTGCTGGAGGGCCTCCCCCGCGCGCGCTCCCACGGCTGCTGCCACGGCTGCGGTGGCATGAGGTTCCTCCCCTGCTTCGACTGCTCCGGCAGCCGCAAGGTCCTGGCCGGCGCCGGCGGGGCAGTGAAAGGGCGCCCGGAGAGGGGCGTGGTGCTCCGCTGCCGAGAGTGCAACGAGAACGGCCTCGTGCTCTGCCCCATCTGCTCCTGACCATCTGGATTTTTCACCTCACTCCGTCGATCTACTCCTGTAGGTTTCAGTTCGATTTCCCCTCTTCAGATCGATGCTACTTGTTGTAACTGAGACTGTGGTGGATCAACTGAGGATTAGTCGTCTGAGTTCTTATCTGAATTTGAACTGGTTGGTATGCATTCAGAAAAAAACAGAGCTTTCACCGTAGGTTCAGACAGGCAGTATGAGGCCAGACGAAGCCCTCTGCTTGAGCGCCGCCGCGTCGAGGAGGACGAGCTCGTAGCCGGCAATGCCGGCCTCTTCCAAGAACAACAGTACCGTGGAGACGCCGCCACCCAGTACACCTTGGCGGCACCGCCCACCTCTCTGTTGTAATTTTGCAGCTCTGTTTT
The sequence above is a segment of the Triticum dicoccoides isolate Atlit2015 ecotype Zavitan chromosome 1A, WEW_v2.0, whole genome shotgun sequence genome. Coding sequences within it:
- the LOC119352109 gene encoding uncharacterized protein At5g39865-like, which translates into the protein MGCVSSTFTEDDERRIIGVSASASHIVSLTSSTYGILTYNLAPPNKSTPPPPPPPPPAPPLSLPSSRAKPKPPSDEQPEAEVINSWELMAGLHDPSTPAKSRSPRGPARRDAGDRPPRPVRFPLRAIDGNAAARAPPPPQRCPPGGARCAVLYTTTLRAVRSTFEACNAARAALQSHGVAFRERDVSMDRGFRDELRALLLPGAPAALPRLFVRGRHVGGAVEVLRLDEEGALAPLLEGLPRARSHGCCHGCGGMRFLPCFDCSGSRKVLAGAGGAVKGRPERGVVLRCRECNENGLVLCPICS